The window AAAAGCGATTGAAAAATTTAAAAATTATTATAGAAAATTATGATTCGATTCCAGAAGTTTTAATGCAATTTGTAAACAAACATGTCTTAAATCACTTCAAAAGATACATAGAATACTTAGATGATGAAAATATTGAAAAAACATCAAATAAAGTAGAAAATTACTACAGACAAACAAATCCAGAAAAAATTAAGAAAACTTACAAAACTAAAAATGGAATTCTAACATTTTTAGACTACCAAATGAAAAACTGGACAAAAAATCACATAAAAATAAAATAAGCCTATAAAATTTTACAACCTCTAAAATATTAAAAATATTTATAAAATATTAAAAATATTTATAAAAAAATATTACTTAATTTAAAAATAATTATTCTAAAATCATATAATTAAAATTACTAGACTTAAAAATAATTGTACTTCACCATATATAAAGTTTCTCTATTGATTTAAAGCAATGAACCTAAGAAAGAATAAATATCAATTAATAACAAAGATAATAACATGTCTAATAATATGTCTAAAATTAGCAAATTACAAGAAATTATAAACTCATCAAATAATATAGTCTTCTTTGGAGGTGCAGGTGTTTCAACAGAAAGTGGAATACCTGATTTCAGATCTGAAAGTGGAATCTTTAGAAGTTTAGAAAAATATGGAGCTAGACCGGAGTATTTAGTTTCACATAGTTACTATATCAGCCATACTGAAGAATTCTTTAATTACTATAAAGAAAACCTTCTTTTTACAGATGCTAAAGCAAATCCTGCCCATTTAAAATTAGCTGAACTTGAAAAAATAGGAAAGTTGAAAGTGATAATTACTCAAAATATTGATGGCTTACACCAAAAAGCAGGAAGTGAAAATGTTTTAGAGCTTCATGGAAGTATAGATAGAAATTATTGCCAGATTTGTAATAAAGAATATGATTTAGACTTTATATTAAAAAGTGATGGAATTCCAACTTGTGAGTGTGGAGGAATCGTTAAACCAGATGTTGTTTTATATGAAGAACCATTGAATGATGCTGTTTTAAATTCTGCAATTGACTATATTTCAAAGGCAGATACATTAATAATTGGAGGAACTTCACTTATCGTTTATCCAGCTGCAGGTTTAATAAATTATTTTAATGGCTCAAAATTAGTATTGATTAATAAAGGCAAAACCCCTTATGATGATTTAGCCAGTTTAGTCATTAATGAAGCTATTGGTGAGACTTTATCTCAAATAAAAATAAAATAGTTTAAAAAAATAAAAAAAGATAAAAAATAAAATAATTTAAAGAAATAGAATGAAATATTTTAAAAAAAAATAAAATCATCTATTTAAATCAATGATTTCAGATAAAAAAAATAAAATCATCTATTTAAATCAATGATTTCAGATAGTAATCTGCCTTTTTTTAATTCTTTAATAATGTGATTTTCTCCTACTTTAACATTAAAAGTTGCTACAATAGTTTCATTGAATAATTCTTTAGGAATCACCACAACTCCATTTTGATCTCCAAATACAAAATCCCCTGGTTTTATAATATCTTCACCAATTTCTAAATCAATGTTAATCTCACCAAGACCTAATGCTTTACCTGCATTAGGAAGATAATCAAGAGCAAATACCGGATAATCTAAATCTAGAAGTGCATCCATATCTCTTGTATAACCATATAATATAGTTCCTGCGATTCTTTTTTCACTGGCACAAGTAGAAGCTAGTTCACCCCAAACAGAAGCAGGCCTACCATAAGTATAAATAAATAAAACTTCCCCCTCTTCTGCATTATCCATAGCCATTAAAGAAGTGCCCCAATCATCAGTATTGGTTTTTGCAGTGAATACCTTACCATAAACTTTATTGTTGTTCATGGCTTTTAATCCTCTAATAACTCCGCTACGACTAGAAATAGAAGAATACGCATCAGAAAGTTGGCAAGCAGAACTGGAATCTAAGATCTTTTTTAATAAAGCATAATTTTTACTGTTTTTATCATTTAAATCTTCAATAGAAAAATTATAGTTAGTGATATCTACATCATCTAGATCAATTACTTTAGGTGATTTTTTTAATAAATTTTTAGGACTGATTTTTCCTTTTGTCAATTTAACACCTCTTTAGAAATAAAACTAATATAAAAAGTTAATTTAAATTAAATCATTATAAAAATAAAAAAAAAAAAAAAATAATGTTATTTATAAATTAAATTATCTAAAGGATATCTAATAAATATTTCTAATAATTTAAAAATTACAATTTCTTGAAATCATTTTTAGATTGAAACTACATATACACTAAAAAAATTAAGCTAGGCCAAATGAAATATAAAGCTTTAAAAATGATTTAAATTCAGTTACACTTGAAATATTAGTTTAAATCAGAAAAAATAATAGACAATAAATCTATTTACTAAAAAAAATAAAAATTATTACCTATCCGAAAATATTAATTTTCAAATCTCATTTTAATCAACCACCACCATTAAATATAAGAGGAATTTTCATTTGGAAAGTCCATGCTATATTAATGCATTGAAAAAATAATAAAAGAGGCTCTGAAAAAGGAATTTAAGAATAAAAGCAAAATTCAATATAAAAATAGGCATTTTCAACAAAATCCCATATAAATATCTTAAAGGCCTAATTTGGATAAAAAAAAGTTTTTTTCATAAAAAGAAGATATCATATTTTTAGCAAATATCATTAAATAAAAATGATTAAGATAAAAAAAAGTTTTTGATAAAATAATAATTGTAACATCAATCCAGCCTATCATAATAGCATTATATGTATATTAGTTTAATTTTAGTCATATAAATTTTTTTATATTCGGTGTCGTTAATTATTTATAGATGGTTGTATAGAATTATTATTAATTACTTGTACATATTTATCTTTTTAATTTCATTTATTTAAATAAATTAATAAAAAATAATTGGAGGTAAATGAAAATGATAAATGATTTGAATAAAATTGTTATAGTGTTTTTATTTTTAATTTTTTTATCTATTTCGGCTGTCTCAGCACAAGAGAATACAAGCCCTGAAATAGGTTTAAATGAAAACATAGAAACCATAGATGCAGAAACAGCAGATGAAAGTGTCAATCTTGGAACCGGTGATGACAGTGCAGTAGCTTCAGAGTCTGTTGAAGAAGATGAAGTCAGCAATGTAATGAATGAGGATAACTTAAAAGGTACAGGATCATCATTCACAGATTTACAAAATTTAATCAACAATACACCTGCGAATAACACATTAACTCTAGATAAAGATTATGCTTATTCTGCTGGTGATTCAGAGATAGTTATTAACAAATCCATAACTATTGATGGTAAAAACCATGTACTTGATGGAAAATTATCAACAAGAATACTCATGATAACTGGCAATCATGTCACATTAAAAAATATAAAATTCATAAACGCCAATAAAACTAATGAGGGTTATGGTGGTGCTGTTTATTGGAATGGTGATAATGGTACTTTAAAGGATTGTTCTTTTGTCAATAACCATGCTAATAAGTATAGTGGTGGTGCTGTNNNNNNNNNNNNNNNNNNNNNNNNNNNNNNNNNNNNNNNNNNNNNNNNNNNNNNNNNNNNNNNNNNNNNNNNNNNNNNNNNNNATGGTGATAATGGTACTTTAAAGGATTGTTCTTTTGCCAATAACCATGCCAAATATGGTGGTGCTGTTGATTGGAATACTGATAATGGTTTTTTAAGTGATTGTTCTTTTGTCAATAACCATGCAGAGTATAATGGTGGTGCTGTTGATTGGTTTGGTGCTTATGGTTTTTTAAGTGCTTGTTCTTTTGCTAATAACACTGCTAATCAGTCTGGTAATGCTATTTATGTGTATTCCAATACTACTAATGTATCTGATTGTTCTTTTAATATTTATCGTCCTAAAAATTCAGTAGTCAAATTTGATAATCTAATCTACTACCAGGAGAATAATTATGGGGTTAATTACTATGAAAATGGTAATATAATTAAGAGTGGTAATATAAATGATGATAGTGTTACTTTTTATAATTTAGACAATGGAAAACACAATATCCTAATGACTTATAGTAAAGGTGGTGGCAATAGCTTTTATAATTATATAAATATAAATGGTTATTCTTACCTAAGTGCTGGTAATGTTTCTATGTTTTATAATGATGGTACCAAATACACCATAAAACTAGCAGACCACAACGGAAACCCTATAGCAAACCAAAACATCCAAATAACTATTGGAAATTTAAAATACAATGTAAAAACAGATATCAGAGGATATGCAATCTTAACCATTAAGCAGAAAGTTGGAAAATACAATATTATTGCTAAATTCGATGGTAATAGTGAGTATAATCCAAATAATCTTGTAAGTACTTTAAGAATTTTAGATTCTCCTATAACAAAGAATAAAAATCTTAAAATGTATTTTAGAGGTGGAAGATTT of the Methanobrevibacter olleyae genome contains:
- a CDS encoding NAD-dependent protein deacylase, with the protein product MSKISKLQEIINSSNNIVFFGGAGVSTESGIPDFRSESGIFRSLEKYGARPEYLVSHSYYISHTEEFFNYYKENLLFTDAKANPAHLKLAELEKIGKLKVIITQNIDGLHQKAGSENVLELHGSIDRNYCQICNKEYDLDFILKSDGIPTCECGGIVKPDVVLYEEPLNDAVLNSAIDYISKADTLIIGGTSLIVYPAAGLINYFNGSKLVLINKGKTPYDDLASLVINEAIGETLSQIKIK
- a CDS encoding RraA family protein, with protein sequence MTKGKISPKNLLKKSPKVIDLDDVDITNYNFSIEDLNDKNSKNYALLKKILDSSSACQLSDAYSSISSRSGVIRGLKAMNNNKVYGKVFTAKTNTDDWGTSLMAMDNAEEGEVLFIYTYGRPASVWGELASTCASEKRIAGTILYGYTRDMDALLDLDYPVFALDYLPNAGKALGLGEINIDLEIGEDIIKPGDFVFGDQNGVVVIPKELFNETIVATFNVKVGENHIIKELKKGRLLSEIIDLNR
- a CDS encoding Ig-like domain-containing protein, which gives rise to GDNGTLKDCSFANNHAKYGGAVDWNTDNGFLSDCSFVNNHAEYNGGAVDWFGAYGFLSACSFANNTANQSGNAIYVYSNTTNVSDCSFNIYRPKNSVVKFDNLIYYQENNYGVNYYENGNIIKSGNINDDSVTFYNLDNGKHNILMTYSKGGGNSFYNYININGYSYLSAGNVSMFYNDGTKYTIKLADHNGNPIANQNIQITIGNLKYNVKTDIRGYAILTIKQKVGKYNIIAKFDGNSEYNPNNLVSTLRILDSPITKNKNLKMYFRGGRFKVQIINANGKHVGAGKTVKFTIAGKTYSRKTDKNGYASLRILLKPKTYYITTQYGKFIKKNKITVKPVLTAKNIVVKKGKTIKFSAKLVNTKGKPRAKKTIRFKLKGKTYKVKTNKRGKAILKIRYLKKGNYKIYTQYGKSKIKNTIKIT